The following are from one region of the Methanomassiliicoccales archaeon LGM-DZ1 genome:
- a CDS encoding universal stress protein: MYGKILIAVDGSESNKAAVDQGLGMAKIFGSKVTAVSVADPGPSSTVPRDSTAAYRKSIHDESRSALCYVKEKADALGVDAEYKVVEGHPSEVIVSMSADFDLVVLATLGKTGFRRLALGSVAETVIRSAKCTVVVCRPSEN; the protein is encoded by the coding sequence ATGTACGGCAAGATTCTCATCGCAGTCGACGGCAGCGAATCGAACAAGGCAGCGGTAGATCAGGGCCTCGGAATGGCCAAGATCTTCGGGTCCAAGGTCACCGCGGTCTCCGTGGCCGATCCGGGGCCGTCTTCCACCGTCCCCCGCGACAGCACGGCGGCCTACCGCAAGTCCATCCACGATGAATCCAGGTCCGCGCTCTGTTATGTCAAGGAGAAGGCGGATGCTCTGGGAGTGGATGCCGAATACAAGGTCGTCGAGGGGCATCCCAGCGAAGTGATCGTGTCGATGTCGGCGGATTTCGACCTCGTGGTGCTGGCCACCCTCGGCAAGACCGGGTTCCGCAGGCTGGCCCTCGGTTCGGTCGCGGAGACTGTCATCAGGTCTGCCAAGTGCACCGTGGTCGTCTGCCGCCCCTCGGAGAACTGA
- a CDS encoding PFL family protein has product MVDLNEVIETNQMVSAENLDVRTITMGISLLDCMTPDLDDLCQNIYSKISDSAKDLVSVGDEIALEIGIPVINKRVSVTPIGIVGSPACKTPGDFVEIAKALEKASQKVGVNFLGGYSALVQKGMTSADRLLIDSIPDALAETEHVCSSVSLGSTKTGIDMDAVRLMGQKVVETALATKNRDSIGCAKLVVFCNPTDDNPFMAGAFHGVTEGDRVINVGVSGPGVVRTAVSKVHGESFEVLCETIKKTAFKITRVGQLVAKEASKRLNTPFGIVDLSLAPTPAVGDSIADIIQEMGMERCGAPGTTAALAILNDQVKKGGIMASSYVGGLSGAFIPVTEDASMAEAAACGALTLEKLEAMTCVCSVGLDMIAIPGDTPASTISGIIADEMAIGMVNQKTTAVRVIPVIGKRAGDSIELGGLLGSAKIMPVNRYGCLDFIARGGRIPAPIHSFKN; this is encoded by the coding sequence ATGGTAGACCTGAACGAGGTCATCGAGACCAACCAGATGGTCTCGGCAGAGAACCTGGACGTCAGGACCATCACCATGGGGATCTCGCTCCTTGACTGCATGACACCTGACCTGGACGACCTGTGCCAGAACATCTACTCCAAGATATCGGACAGCGCGAAGGACCTGGTCTCGGTCGGCGACGAGATCGCCCTGGAGATCGGCATCCCGGTGATCAACAAGAGGGTGTCCGTCACCCCCATCGGCATCGTCGGGTCCCCCGCCTGCAAGACCCCCGGAGATTTCGTGGAGATCGCCAAGGCCCTGGAGAAGGCATCGCAGAAGGTCGGGGTCAACTTCCTCGGAGGATACTCCGCGCTCGTCCAGAAGGGGATGACGTCGGCGGACCGCCTCCTCATCGACTCCATACCCGACGCCCTCGCCGAGACCGAGCACGTCTGCTCGTCCGTATCCCTGGGCTCCACCAAGACAGGGATCGACATGGATGCGGTCAGGCTGATGGGGCAGAAGGTCGTAGAGACCGCTCTGGCCACAAAGAACAGGGATTCCATCGGCTGCGCCAAGCTCGTCGTGTTCTGCAACCCCACCGACGACAACCCCTTCATGGCCGGCGCCTTCCACGGCGTGACCGAGGGGGACCGCGTCATCAATGTCGGCGTCTCCGGACCGGGCGTCGTCCGCACTGCGGTGTCCAAGGTGCACGGGGAGAGCTTCGAGGTCCTCTGCGAGACCATCAAGAAGACCGCGTTCAAGATCACCCGCGTCGGCCAGCTGGTGGCCAAAGAGGCCTCAAAGAGGCTGAACACCCCGTTCGGCATCGTGGATCTCTCCCTCGCCCCCACCCCCGCCGTCGGGGATTCCATCGCGGACATCATCCAGGAGATGGGGATGGAACGCTGCGGAGCCCCCGGCACCACGGCGGCGCTGGCCATCCTGAACGATCAGGTGAAGAAGGGCGGCATAATGGCATCTTCATATGTAGGCGGACTGTCCGGCGCGTTCATCCCCGTGACCGAGGATGCATCCATGGCCGAGGCCGCCGCCTGCGGAGCTCTCACCCTCGAGAAGCTCGAGGCCATGACCTGCGTATGCTCTGTCGGCCTCGACATGATCGCCATTCCCGGCGATACCCCCGCATCCACCATTTCCGGGATCATCGCCGACGAGATGGCCATCGGGATGGTCAACCAGAAGACCACCGCCGTCAGAGTCATACCGGTCATCGGCAAGAGGGCCGGCGACTCCATCGAGCTCGGAGGCCTCCTGGGGAGCGCGAAGATCATGCCGGTCAACCGCTACGGATGCCTTGACTTCATCGCCCGCGGCGGAAGGATCCCCGCGCCGATACACAGCTTCAAGAACTGA
- a CDS encoding ACT domain-containing protein translates to MTSRTVVTLVGKDHTGIIAAVCNYFAENDINILDLSMTTVEDYINMMLIVDLDKYSKSFPQLTEDLDSIAKKVGCSIKAQHEDVFNMMHRI, encoded by the coding sequence ATGACCAGCAGAACCGTAGTCACCCTCGTCGGTAAGGACCACACAGGAATCATCGCCGCCGTCTGCAATTACTTCGCAGAGAACGACATCAACATCCTGGACCTGAGCATGACCACCGTCGAGGACTACATCAACATGATGCTCATCGTCGACCTCGACAAGTACTCGAAATCGTTCCCGCAGCTGACCGAGGACCTGGACTCCATCGCCAAGAAGGTCGGATGCTCCATCAAGGCCCAGCACGAAGACGTTTTCAACATGATGCACAGGATCTGA